The Drosophila innubila isolate TH190305 chromosome 3R unlocalized genomic scaffold, UK_Dinn_1.0 2_E_3R, whole genome shotgun sequence genome has a segment encoding these proteins:
- the LOC117792991 gene encoding protein phosphatase 1B isoform X2 encodes MGGFLDKPKTAKHNDEGEGNKLLYGVSSMQGWRCEMEDAYYACARLGNALDEWSFFAVFDGHAGCKVSEHCANHLLDSIISTEEFKNGDYVKGIRTGFLRIDEVMRELPEFTQDEQKCGGTTAVSAFISSTQVYIANCGDSRAVLCRQGVPVFATQDHKPILPEEKERIHNAGGSVMIQRVNGTLAVSRALGDYDFKNVKEKGQCEQLVSPEPEIFCQSRQDTDEFLVLACDGIWDVMSNEDVCSFIYSRLKVTSNLVNIANQVVDTCLHKGSRDNMSIIIIAFPGAPKPTEEAKEAERRLEKHIEKITREEIESNDVTDYVELLKCLENRDDIEGLPPGGGLHSKYHIIERIFTELFPDDPCESPTH; translated from the exons ATGGGCGGATTCCTGGATAAGCCAAAAACCGCAAAGCACAATGATGAAGGCGAGGGCAACAAGCTGCTGTATGGCGTTAGTTCGATGCAGGGTTGGCGCTGTGAAATGGAGGACGCATACTATGCTTGCGCACGCTTAGGGAATGCACTGGATGAGTGGAGTTTCTTTGCGGTCTTTGATGGTCATGCGGGCTGTAAGGTATCGGAGCATTGTGCCAATCATTTGCTGGACAGCATAATCAGCACTGAGGAATTTAAGAACGGTGATTATGTGAAGGGCATTCGCACCGGTTTCCTTCGCATCGATGAGGTAATGCGAGAGCTGCCCGAGTTTACCCAGGATGAACAGAAATGTGGTGGCACCACGGCAGTCAGCGCGTTTATCAGCTCCACGCAGGTATACATTGCCAATTGCGGGGATTCACGGGCGGTGCTCTGTCGCCAGGGCGTGCCAGTATTTGCCACCCAGGATCACAAGCCCATTTTGCCTGAGGAGAAGGAGCGTATACATAATGCTGGAGGCAGTGTGATGATTCAGCGTGTCAATGGTACGCTAGCAGTGTCGCGTGCCCTTGGTGATTATGACTTTAAGAATGTTAAGGAGAAAGGACAATGCGAGCAGTTGGTCTCACCGGAACCGGAAATCTTTTGCCAAAGCCGTCAGGACACCGACGAGTTCTTAGTGCTCGCCTGTGACGGCATCTGGGATGTTATGAGCAATGAGGATGTGTGCAGTTTCATATACTCGAGGCTGAAAGTGACCTCAAATCTGGTGAACATTGCCAATCAGGTGGTCGATACTTGTTTGCACAAG GGCAGCCGTGATAATATGAGCATCATAATAATTGCTTTTCCCGGAGCACCAAAGCCAACTGAAGAAGCGAAAGAGGCTGAGCGTCGGTTGGAGAAACACATCGAGAAGATCACAAGAG AGGAGATTGAGAGTAATGATGTCACAGACTACGTGGAACTGTTGAAGTGTCTGGAAAATAGAGATGACATTGAAGGTCTTCCACCCGGCGGCGGTTTGCACTCCAA ATATCACATTATTGAGCGAATATTCACGGAGTTGTTCCCGGATGATCCATGTGAA AGTCCAacgcattaa
- the LOC117790375 gene encoding mitochondrial 2-oxoglutarate/malate carrier protein — protein MSKSTPPTAGNEPEKKKTAPKAMKYIIGGASGMGATMCVQPLDLIKNRMQIAGAGSGKKEFRNSFHCIQTVISREGPLALYQGISAALLRQATYTTGRLGMYTTLNEEYRERFQRDPNVIASMVMGTAAGAVGAFIGTPAEVALVRMTSDGRLPLAERRNYSNVFNALTRMTREEGLTALWRGCVPTMGRAMVVNMTQLASYSQFKTYFRTGPLKMDEGIKLHFCASMLSGLLTTIASMPLDIAKTRIQNMKTVDGKPEYRGTVDVLLRVVRQEGVFSLWKGFTPYYFRLGPHTVLTFILMEQLNQGFNKYVLGVEKRGSGL, from the coding sequence ATGTCGAAATCCACGCCACCAACTGCAGGAAATGAGccagagaagaagaagacggcGCCCAAGGCAATGAAGTATATCATTGGAGGTGCCAGCGGTATGGGCGCCACCATGTGTGTGCAACCACTTGATCTTATCAAGAATAGAATGCAGATCGCAGGAGCTGGAAGCGGCAAGAAGGAGTTTCGCAACTCTTTCCACTGTATACAGACGGTAATCAGTCGGGAGGGACCACTTGCTCTGTACCAGGGTATTTCGGCAGCTCTGTTGAGGCAAGCAACCTACACCACTGGGCGTCTTGGTATGTACACTACCCTAAATGAGGAATACCGGGAACGTTTTCAACGCGATCCTAATGTAATTGCCAGTATGGTGATGGGCACAGCGGCCGGTGCAGTGGGCGCCTTTATCGGCACGCCGGCTGAGGTGGCCCTAGTGCGAATGACATCCGATGGACGACTGCCGTTGGCGGAGAGACGCAACTATTCGAATGTTTTCAATGCGCTGACACGAATGACTCGCGAGGAGGGATTGACGGCACTCTGGCGTGGATGCGTTCCGACTATGGGACGTGCCATGGTTGTGAATATGACACAACTGGCCAGCTACTCGCAATTCAAGACATACTTCCGCACCGGACCGTTGAAAATGGACGAGGGCATCAAATTGCATTTCTGCGCCAGTATGCTAAGCGGTCTGCTGACCACAATAGCATCAATGCCGCTGGACATTGCTAAGACTCGCATTCAGAACATGAAGACGGTCGACGGCAAGCCAGAATACCGAGGTACCGTGGATGTGTTGCTCCGTGTCGTACGGCAAGAGGGCGTCTTTTCGCTGTGGAAGGGCTTCACGCCCTACTACTTCCGCCTGGGACCCCACACGGTGTTAACTTTTATTCTAATGGAGCAGCTTAACCAGGGATTCAACAAGTATGTGCTGGGCGTAGAAAAGCGTGGCTCAGGACTCTAA
- the LOC117792616 gene encoding LOW QUALITY PROTEIN: dynein assembly factor with WDR repeat domains 1 (The sequence of the model RefSeq protein was modified relative to this genomic sequence to represent the inferred CDS: deleted 1 base in 1 codon; substituted 2 bases at 2 genomic stop codons), which produces MSANKIFLRYYPPGLALNYRSADGSERIRHFDLLDLDAKTNVEALADSILLQELQAADSERNLDHLSEDNPTPCLSSSSKASSSQDTFSALKQAIGKLQSKLREPVKKKFYLHKCYNSHILPLTNVCFDRSGEHCLTGSYDRTCHVINTNTAEVQHILTGHDNVVFSVGFNTPRWXVSKEXITSSGIMSYSLHFSDKIVTGSFDGTAKIWSVSSGQCLSTLYGHTAEVVAAEFHPLHDQAVATASIDGKARIFDTETAQELQQLSYHGAEVITTRYSRDGQLLLTGSFDHTARIWDVRTKSCCHQLRGHTAELSNCVWSFGGSLIATGSLDRTARVWDMRRLDQELHLVSTHSDEVLDVTFDAAGKLLATCSSDCTARVWSLEPLEMLSLMAGHSDEVNKVCFSPSGCMLLTASADNTARLWLTETGQCSQVLAGHESEVFSCAYSYAGDAILTASKDNTCRVWR; this is translated from the exons ATGAGCGCCAACAAAATCTTTCTTCGCTATTATCCACCAG GTTTAGCGTTGAATTATCGATCTGCAGATGGCAGCGAGCGGATTCGACACTTTGATCTGCTCGACTTGGATGCCAA AACAAATGTGGAAGCACTGGCAGATAGCATTCTTCTCCAGGAACTCCAGGCTGCAGATTCGGAACGCAATCTGGACCATCTTTCGGAGGACAATCCAACTCCCTGCCTGTCCAGCAGCTCCAAGGCTTCCAGCTCCCAAGACACGTTCAGCGCTTTGAAACAGGCAATTGGCAAGCTTCAGAGTAAGCTGCGAGAACCAGTTAAAAAGAAGTTTTATCTGCATAAATGCTACAATTCGCACATTTTGCCGCTGACGAACGTGTGTTTCGATCGCAGCGGGGAACATTGCTTGACGGGCAGCTACGATCGCACCTGCCATGTGATTAATACCAACACCGCCGAGGTGCAACACATTCTCACCGGACATGACAATGTGGTCTTCTCAGTTGGCTTTAATACGCCACGTTGGTAAGTGTCAAAAGAGTGAATCACTTCTTCTGGAATTATGAGTTATTCATTG CACTTCAGCGACAAAATTGTGACGGGATCCTTCGATGGCACCGCCAAGATCTGGTCAGTCAGCAGCGGTCAGTGCCTGAGCACGTTGTACGGTCACACAGCTGAAGTGGTAGCTGCTGAGTTTCATCCGTTACACGATCAGGCGGTTGCGACGGCCTCCATTGATGGCAAGGCACGCATCTTTGATACAGAAACCGCACAGGAGCTGCAGCAGCTTTCTTACCATGGAGCCGAGGTGATAACCACACGATATTCTCGCGATGGCCAATTGCTGTTGACGGGATCCTTTGACCACACGGCTCGCATTTGGGATGTGCGAACAAAGAG TTGCTGCCATCAGTTGCGGGGACACACTGCCGAGCTGTCCAACTGTGTGTGGAGTTTTGGCGGCTCGTTGATTGCAACTGGCAGCCTGGACCGCACCGCACGTGTCTGGGATATGCGTCGCTTGGACCAGGAGCTGCATTTGGTGTCCACGCACAGCGACGAGGTGCTCGACGTGACCTTCGATGCAGCTGGCAAATTGCTAGCCACCTGCAGCAGCGATTGCACAGCGCGTGTTTGGAGCCTGGAGCCACTAGAGATGCTCTCGCTAATGGCCGGCCACAGTGATGAGGTGAACAAGGTCTGCTTCAGTCCCAGCGGTTGCATGTTGCTCACCGCCTCCGCCGACAACACGGCTCGCCTGTGGCTCACCGAGACGGGGCAGTGCTCCCAGGTGCTGGCCGGCCATGAGTCTGAGGTATTCAGTTGTGCCTACAGTTATGCGGGCGATGCTATTTTAACTGCATCCAAGGACAATACCTGTCGCGTCTGGAGGTGA
- the LOC117792991 gene encoding protein phosphatase 1B isoform X1, translated as MGGFLDKPKTAKHNDEGEGNKLLYGVSSMQGWRCEMEDAYYACARLGNALDEWSFFAVFDGHAGCKVSEHCANHLLDSIISTEEFKNGDYVKGIRTGFLRIDEVMRELPEFTQDEQKCGGTTAVSAFISSTQVYIANCGDSRAVLCRQGVPVFATQDHKPILPEEKERIHNAGGSVMIQRVNGTLAVSRALGDYDFKNVKEKGQCEQLVSPEPEIFCQSRQDTDEFLVLACDGIWDVMSNEDVCSFIYSRLKVTSNLVNIANQVVDTCLHKGSRDNMSIIIIAFPGAPKPTEEAKEAERRLEKHIEKITREEIESNDVTDYVELLKCLENRDDIEGLPPGGGLHSKYHIIERIFTELFPDDPCELYAYDEL; from the exons ATGGGCGGATTCCTGGATAAGCCAAAAACCGCAAAGCACAATGATGAAGGCGAGGGCAACAAGCTGCTGTATGGCGTTAGTTCGATGCAGGGTTGGCGCTGTGAAATGGAGGACGCATACTATGCTTGCGCACGCTTAGGGAATGCACTGGATGAGTGGAGTTTCTTTGCGGTCTTTGATGGTCATGCGGGCTGTAAGGTATCGGAGCATTGTGCCAATCATTTGCTGGACAGCATAATCAGCACTGAGGAATTTAAGAACGGTGATTATGTGAAGGGCATTCGCACCGGTTTCCTTCGCATCGATGAGGTAATGCGAGAGCTGCCCGAGTTTACCCAGGATGAACAGAAATGTGGTGGCACCACGGCAGTCAGCGCGTTTATCAGCTCCACGCAGGTATACATTGCCAATTGCGGGGATTCACGGGCGGTGCTCTGTCGCCAGGGCGTGCCAGTATTTGCCACCCAGGATCACAAGCCCATTTTGCCTGAGGAGAAGGAGCGTATACATAATGCTGGAGGCAGTGTGATGATTCAGCGTGTCAATGGTACGCTAGCAGTGTCGCGTGCCCTTGGTGATTATGACTTTAAGAATGTTAAGGAGAAAGGACAATGCGAGCAGTTGGTCTCACCGGAACCGGAAATCTTTTGCCAAAGCCGTCAGGACACCGACGAGTTCTTAGTGCTCGCCTGTGACGGCATCTGGGATGTTATGAGCAATGAGGATGTGTGCAGTTTCATATACTCGAGGCTGAAAGTGACCTCAAATCTGGTGAACATTGCCAATCAGGTGGTCGATACTTGTTTGCACAAG GGCAGCCGTGATAATATGAGCATCATAATAATTGCTTTTCCCGGAGCACCAAAGCCAACTGAAGAAGCGAAAGAGGCTGAGCGTCGGTTGGAGAAACACATCGAGAAGATCACAAGAG AGGAGATTGAGAGTAATGATGTCACAGACTACGTGGAACTGTTGAAGTGTCTGGAAAATAGAGATGACATTGAAGGTCTTCCACCCGGCGGCGGTTTGCACTCCAA ATATCACATTATTGAGCGAATATTCACGGAGTTGTTCCCGGATGATCCATGTGAA CTGTATGCATATGATGAgctatga